A window of the Rhodospirillales bacterium genome harbors these coding sequences:
- a CDS encoding Hsp33 family molecular chaperone HslO gives MKFDGRMTVEIRSDGPIRLLAVDYMSDSKMRGYASVDRDRVFEPKPLSFGCSCSGSRALAVLRRISATEIEDFVVDGEIEVICQFCNRRQVFTPEEVLASEEGERRDH, from the coding sequence ATGAAATTCGATGGCCGCATGACCGTGGAGATCCGCAGCGACGGTCCGATCCGCCTGCTGGCTGTCGACTACATGAGCGACAGCAAGATGCGCGGCTATGCGAGTGTCGACCGCGACCGGGTCTTCGAGCCCAAGCCGCTCAGCTTCGGTTGCAGTTGCTCGGGCTCCCGAGCGCTCGCTGTGCTTCGCCGCATCTCTGCCACAGAAATCGAGGATTTTGTTGTCGACGGCGAGATCGAGGTAATCTGCCAGTTCTGCAACAGACGCCAGGTTTTCACACCCGAGGAAGTCTTGGCATCGGAAGAGGGTGAGAGGCGTGATCACTGA
- the argF gene encoding ornithine carbamoyltransferase, whose amino-acid sequence MTADKHFLDIDALNAKTLRDMLDDAHDMKARWKAKDRPKPCTDMVLAMIFEKPSTRTRVSFDLAMRQLGGETINLAPGDMQLGRGESIEDTAQVLSRYVDAIMIRTVDHQKMMDLANFGTVPVINGLTDRTHPSQLMADVMTVEEHLGPICDKVVAWAGDGNNMACSWIHAAVRFDFELRVACPPKYHPPQEIMDWAAEHQGRVRIVETVDEAVTHADCVVTDTWKSMSDERAEAEPIDTSALEPYRIDSAKMGLANDKAIFMHCMPIYRGNEVSGEVADGPQSVIYDEAENRLHAQKAILKWCLT is encoded by the coding sequence ATGACCGCTGACAAGCACTTCCTCGATATCGACGCGCTGAACGCCAAGACCCTGCGCGACATGCTCGACGACGCACACGACATGAAGGCGCGCTGGAAGGCGAAGGACCGCCCCAAACCGTGCACCGATATGGTGCTGGCGATGATCTTCGAAAAACCGTCGACCCGGACACGCGTGAGCTTCGATCTCGCGATGCGCCAGCTCGGTGGCGAGACGATCAATCTGGCGCCCGGCGACATGCAGCTCGGCCGCGGCGAGTCGATCGAGGACACTGCCCAGGTCCTGTCGCGTTATGTCGACGCGATCATGATCCGCACGGTCGACCATCAGAAGATGATGGACCTGGCGAACTTCGGCACGGTGCCGGTGATCAACGGCCTGACCGACCGGACTCACCCCAGCCAGCTCATGGCGGACGTCATGACGGTCGAGGAGCACCTGGGACCGATCTGCGACAAGGTCGTGGCCTGGGCCGGCGACGGCAACAACATGGCCTGTTCGTGGATCCATGCCGCGGTGCGCTTCGATTTCGAACTGCGTGTGGCGTGCCCGCCGAAGTATCACCCGCCGCAGGAGATCATGGACTGGGCGGCCGAACATCAGGGCCGGGTGAGGATTGTCGAGACCGTCGACGAAGCGGTGACCCATGCCGATTGCGTGGTGACCGACACGTGGAAGTCGATGAGCGACGAGCGCGCCGAGGCCGAGCCGATCGACACCTCTGCGCTTGAACCCTACCGCATCGACAGCGCCAAGATGGGACTTGCCAACGACAAGGCGATCTTCATGCACTGCATGCCGATCTACCGGGGCAACGAGGTCAGTGGCGAGGTGGCCGACGGCCCTCAGTCGGTCATCTATGACGAGGCGGAAAACAGGCTGCACGCCCAGAAGGCGATTCTGAAGTGGTGTCTGACCTGA
- a CDS encoding ABC transporter substrate-binding protein — protein MLRKTVLTILLTIGMATTAQANLEDDASAFIADHGNKMIEILGLPHGQDRRDTFEAWLTEAFDLDKLAELALGPYRKTVTEGQMAAYDEAFAHYIVRTYEARLDGFTGYDFSVMGTRPMNVTDAVVRTNIVSPEGDVYVVDFRIEKGDDEQLHVIDVAIEGLSMLKTQREEFSAVIQRDGIDGLISSLNERADAIASAE, from the coding sequence ATGCTGCGCAAGACAGTCCTGACTATTCTCTTGACGATCGGCATGGCCACGACGGCCCAGGCCAACCTGGAAGACGACGCCTCGGCCTTCATCGCCGACCACGGCAACAAGATGATCGAAATCCTTGGCCTGCCCCATGGTCAGGACCGGCGCGACACCTTCGAGGCTTGGCTCACCGAAGCCTTCGACCTCGACAAGCTCGCCGAGCTGGCGCTTGGTCCCTACCGCAAAACGGTGACCGAAGGGCAGATGGCGGCCTATGATGAGGCCTTCGCCCACTACATCGTCAGGACCTACGAAGCGCGCTTGGACGGTTTTACGGGTTACGATTTCTCCGTCATGGGAACCCGGCCGATGAACGTCACCGATGCGGTCGTGCGCACCAACATCGTCAGTCCCGAAGGCGACGTTTATGTCGTCGATTTCCGCATCGAGAAGGGCGATGACGAGCAGTTGCACGTCATCGATGTCGCAATTGAGGGTCTGTCGATGCTCAAGACCCAGCGCGAAGAGTTCAGCGCGGTGATTCAGCGCGACGGCATTGACGGCCTGATCAGCAGCCTGAACGAACGCGCCGACGCGATAGCGTCAGCCGAATAG
- a CDS encoding ABC transporter permease — protein sequence MTALPERSTATSNWLGFQTLYLREVRRFMKIPGQTVLAPAITTMLFLAVFALALGRVVTDVDGVPFLEFLAPGLVMMAMLQNAFANASSSLIIAKVQGNIVDTLMPPLSPLELMAGIVLGALSRGIVVGIFIVLVMQVFVGSMPIHIWAVVFYAVAGSAMMGLAGTLVGIWAEKFDQIAALTNFFVTPLTFLSGTFYSIERLPESLQLVTIANPFFYAIDGFRYGFTGHADGSLLAGALVLTGTVVALALPCYGILVRGYRLKS from the coding sequence ATGACCGCTCTTCCCGAACGCTCCACCGCCACCAGCAACTGGCTCGGTTTCCAGACGCTTTACCTGCGTGAGGTCCGGCGTTTCATGAAGATTCCGGGTCAGACCGTGCTGGCGCCCGCGATCACGACCATGCTGTTCCTGGCTGTCTTCGCGCTCGCACTGGGCCGTGTCGTCACCGATGTTGACGGCGTTCCGTTCCTGGAGTTCCTGGCGCCCGGTCTGGTCATGATGGCGATGTTGCAGAACGCGTTCGCAAACGCGTCGTCGTCGCTGATCATCGCCAAGGTGCAGGGCAACATCGTCGATACGCTGATGCCGCCGTTGTCGCCGCTTGAGCTCATGGCGGGCATCGTGCTGGGTGCCCTGAGCCGGGGCATTGTTGTCGGCATCTTCATCGTGCTGGTCATGCAGGTCTTTGTCGGGTCCATGCCGATCCACATCTGGGCAGTCGTGTTCTACGCGGTTGCTGGCTCGGCCATGATGGGGCTCGCTGGCACGCTGGTCGGCATCTGGGCCGAGAAGTTCGATCAGATCGCGGCGCTCACGAACTTCTTCGTGACGCCGCTGACGTTTCTTTCGGGCACGTTCTATTCGATCGAACGCCTGCCGGAGTCGCTTCAGCTGGTCACCATAGCCAACCCGTTCTTCTATGCGATCGACGGCTTCCGCTATGGTTTCACCGGCCATGCCGACGGATCGCTGCTCGCCGGTGCCCTGGTGCTGACAGGAACGGTGGTCGCTCTGGCGCTGCCTTGTTACGGCATTCTGGTCAGGGGCTATCGCCTGAAGTCCTGA
- the tsaD gene encoding tRNA (adenosine(37)-N6)-threonylcarbamoyltransferase complex transferase subunit TsaD, with the protein MSHMILGIESSCDDTAVAVVDPDGVVHASQVVSQTAIHEKWGGVYPEFASRAHVRAIVPAIDEAMTSAGVTPRDLEAIAVTRGPGLIGSLLVGLNAASGLSTAWDVPVIGVNHLRGHLRSADLEERRVTFPATILLVSGGHSIIAHMEDPSAIRVLGSTRDDSVGEAYDKVARMMGLGYPGGPVIDRLAKEGEAVIDLPRPMIREGLDFSFSGLKSAVARKLELDPDVNQANMAASFVACCMDVMLAKCRRALESIPTQSLVIVGGVAASPQLREGAKALTDEMGVNLCLPPLKWSTDNAAMIALAGWDYVALGERPDPVATPRLPIDRL; encoded by the coding sequence ATGAGCCACATGATACTGGGGATCGAGTCGTCCTGCGACGACACTGCCGTCGCCGTTGTCGACCCGGATGGTGTGGTGCACGCCTCACAGGTCGTCTCGCAGACCGCGATCCACGAGAAGTGGGGTGGTGTGTACCCCGAATTCGCCTCGCGCGCCCATGTCCGCGCCATCGTGCCGGCCATCGACGAGGCCATGACGTCCGCCGGAGTCACACCGCGTGACCTCGAGGCCATCGCCGTGACCCGGGGGCCGGGCCTGATCGGCTCCTTGCTGGTCGGTCTCAACGCCGCCTCGGGTTTGAGCACGGCGTGGGACGTGCCGGTGATCGGCGTGAACCATCTGCGTGGCCATTTGCGTAGCGCCGACCTTGAAGAGCGGCGCGTCACCTTCCCGGCGACGATCCTTCTGGTCTCGGGCGGCCACTCGATCATCGCCCACATGGAGGACCCCTCGGCGATCCGTGTGCTGGGTTCGACCCGTGACGATTCCGTCGGCGAGGCCTATGACAAGGTTGCCCGCATGATGGGGCTTGGTTATCCCGGTGGCCCCGTGATCGACCGGTTGGCCAAGGAAGGCGAGGCGGTGATCGATCTGCCACGGCCGATGATCCGCGAGGGGCTGGACTTCTCGTTCTCCGGCCTGAAGTCAGCGGTCGCTCGCAAGCTGGAACTCGACCCCGACGTCAATCAGGCCAACATGGCCGCCTCCTTCGTGGCCTGCTGCATGGATGTCATGCTCGCCAAGTGCCGCCGCGCCCTGGAGTCGATACCGACGCAGTCGCTCGTCATCGTCGGCGGTGTGGCGGCCAGCCCGCAGCTGCGTGAGGGTGCCAAGGCGCTGACCGACGAGATGGGTGTGAACCTCTGCTTGCCGCCGCTGAAGTGGTCGACCGACAACGCCGCCATGATTGCGCTGGCCGGCTGGGACTATGTCGCGCTCGGCGAGCGACCCGACCCCGTCGCCACACCGCGTCTGCCGATCGACCGGCTCTAG
- a CDS encoding threonylcarbamoyl-AMP synthase produces the protein MADTIAADHPEAVSRAKAALDAGGVIVVPTETVYGLAVMPHDPDAVARMFAIKQRPATRNLPVMVAERSQLDGLDVIVPEAADRLIASGLVPGPLTIALGFGDGARPAWLEGRDEMAFRIPDNAFMLALLRETGPLFVTSANMHARDTQQTIAEILPQLAFAPDLAVDGGTGKMVPSTLVNCAVDPPKVEREGVVPRDRIKELLA, from the coding sequence ATGGCTGACACGATCGCCGCCGATCATCCTGAAGCCGTCTCGCGCGCCAAGGCCGCGCTCGATGCCGGCGGTGTCATCGTCGTGCCGACCGAGACGGTCTACGGGCTCGCCGTCATGCCGCATGATCCCGATGCCGTGGCCAGGATGTTTGCGATCAAGCAGCGCCCGGCCACGCGCAACCTGCCGGTCATGGTGGCCGAACGCAGCCAACTCGACGGGCTTGACGTGATCGTGCCCGAGGCGGCGGATCGCCTGATCGCGTCGGGTCTCGTGCCGGGCCCTCTGACGATCGCACTGGGCTTCGGCGACGGTGCCCGGCCGGCTTGGCTCGAAGGACGCGACGAGATGGCGTTCCGCATTCCCGACAACGCCTTCATGCTGGCGCTACTGCGGGAAACGGGACCTCTGTTCGTGACCAGTGCCAACATGCATGCCCGGGACACACAGCAGACGATCGCGGAGATCCTGCCCCAGCTCGCCTTTGCTCCGGATCTCGCGGTCGATGGCGGCACAGGCAAGATGGTGCCGTCGACGCTGGTGAACTGCGCCGTCGATCCACCGAAGGTCGAGCGCGAGGGTGTCGTGCCGCGCGACAGGATCAAGGAGTTGCTGGCATGA
- a CDS encoding alpha/beta fold hydrolase has translation MVDIRVDNNSIGLRARVEGEGPDLMLVHGVGSNLDSWNGVAAALDGRFRTIRLDLRGHGESDKPAGRYELDNFVSDVLAVRNHLDIERCHLAGHSLGGLVAQGFALGHPDRLDRLMLLSTAAGRTDEERARVEARLTAGSKGLPGEHFEKSLERWFTPAFIQDNPDAIAHYAGQNKKNDPAAYASAYRVLAQTDLADRLSDITAPTLVATGDSDIGSNPRMALLMHERIAGSSLHILGTLRHSILAEAPERVAALIGAFLV, from the coding sequence ATGGTGGACATCCGGGTCGACAACAACAGCATCGGCCTGCGGGCGCGCGTCGAGGGCGAGGGACCCGATCTCATGCTCGTTCACGGTGTCGGCAGCAATCTCGACAGCTGGAATGGCGTCGCCGCCGCTCTCGACGGCCGGTTTCGAACGATCCGCCTCGACCTACGCGGTCACGGCGAATCCGACAAGCCGGCCGGGCGCTATGAGCTCGACAACTTTGTTTCGGACGTCCTGGCGGTGCGCAATCACCTTGATATCGAACGCTGTCACCTCGCCGGTCACTCGCTTGGTGGCTTGGTCGCCCAGGGCTTCGCGCTTGGCCATCCCGACCGTCTTGATCGCCTGATGCTGCTGTCAACCGCCGCCGGACGAACCGACGAGGAGCGCGCGCGTGTCGAGGCGCGCCTCACCGCCGGTTCCAAGGGCCTCCCGGGCGAACACTTCGAGAAATCGCTGGAGCGCTGGTTCACGCCCGCCTTCATCCAGGACAATCCGGACGCCATCGCGCACTATGCCGGGCAGAACAAGAAAAACGACCCCGCCGCCTACGCCTCGGCCTACCGGGTCCTGGCCCAGACCGACCTGGCCGATCGGCTCAGCGACATCACCGCACCGACCCTGGTCGCCACGGGCGACAGCGATATCGGCTCGAACCCGCGCATGGCCCTGCTTATGCACGAGCGTATCGCGGGGTCGTCACTCCACATCCTGGGCACCCTGCGTCACTCCATCCTGGCCGAAGCGCCGGAGCGGGTGGCAGCCCTGATCGGGGCGTTCCTGGTCTAG
- a CDS encoding VacJ family lipoprotein, with protein sequence MNRLTLASRIRKHVVRLCLPLLGALALAACTTTSEDPVEQEIRAQANDPAEAANRYIFDVDMAVWDITVNPIAEVYNDAIPEPYRNGIRNLLENLQMPSTIINSALQGDWENTVDASVSFLINTTAGLGGIFDIPGNFDKEPRKEDFGQTLAVWGFDEGPYIVLPLIGPSTARDTVGLGVGILTDPLTYVLSPTLSYARSGTSLIQSSGDQQEGLADLRQTSIDFYAAVRSLYRQNRNARISNGESDPFGFDDDW encoded by the coding sequence ATGAACCGTTTGACCCTTGCCAGTCGCATCCGCAAGCACGTTGTCCGCCTGTGCCTTCCGCTCCTCGGCGCGCTCGCCCTTGCCGCTTGCACAACCACATCTGAAGACCCCGTAGAGCAGGAAATCCGCGCCCAGGCCAATGACCCCGCCGAGGCTGCGAACCGCTATATTTTCGACGTCGACATGGCCGTCTGGGACATCACCGTCAATCCGATTGCCGAGGTCTACAACGACGCGATCCCGGAGCCCTACCGCAACGGCATCCGCAACCTCCTCGAAAATCTTCAGATGCCGAGCACGATCATCAACAGCGCCCTTCAGGGCGACTGGGAGAACACGGTCGACGCGTCTGTCTCGTTCCTCATCAACACGACCGCAGGCCTGGGCGGCATCTTCGACATTCCGGGCAACTTCGACAAAGAGCCACGCAAGGAAGATTTCGGACAGACCCTTGCCGTCTGGGGCTTCGACGAGGGTCCCTACATCGTGCTGCCGCTGATCGGACCATCGACGGCGCGCGATACGGTCGGTCTTGGCGTCGGCATCCTGACCGACCCGCTGACCTATGTGCTGTCACCGACCTTGAGTTATGCCCGCTCCGGCACCAGCCTGATCCAGAGCTCGGGCGACCAGCAGGAGGGCCTCGCGGACCTGCGGCAAACCTCGATCGACTTCTATGCCGCCGTCCGTAGCCTCTACAGGCAGAACCGCAATGCCCGGATCTCGAATGGCGAGAGCGATCCCTTCGGCTTCGACGACGATTGGTGA
- a CDS encoding lysophospholipase, translating into MPSRWNLLVLVLLLPACAPTVIPAGPAVREAALTEAALVTADDRILALSVWPSTAQERAVIIALHGFNDYRNAFALPAAVWSEQGITTYAFDQRGFGESDMSGLWAGTDTMAADARTAVDLVTQRHPGVPIFLLGDSMGGAVAAVSGLTQPPPGLTGIVLVAPAVWGLDTMPWSYRASLWLVAHVAPGTQLSGSGLDITPSDNIEMLHALGRDPLVIKETRADALLGLVRLMDAGLSAAGETDLPVLIVYGARDEIVPPEPVDHFAGRVDGALTTVVYPESYHMVLRDLGRDLPADEIGRFVIDGGKHFVSDWEIEAGKIVESVDELRNAEADDESLVQ; encoded by the coding sequence GTGCCGTCACGCTGGAATCTCCTGGTCCTAGTCCTGTTGCTGCCTGCCTGCGCACCCACCGTGATCCCAGCGGGTCCGGCCGTGCGGGAAGCGGCACTGACCGAAGCCGCCCTCGTGACCGCCGATGACAGAATTCTGGCGCTCTCGGTCTGGCCAAGTACAGCACAGGAACGGGCCGTGATCATCGCGCTCCATGGCTTCAACGACTACCGCAACGCCTTCGCCCTGCCCGCGGCGGTCTGGTCTGAACAGGGCATTACGACCTACGCGTTCGATCAGCGCGGCTTCGGCGAGAGCGACATGTCGGGTCTGTGGGCCGGCACGGATACCATGGCCGCCGACGCCCGCACGGCAGTCGATCTCGTCACACAGCGCCATCCCGGCGTGCCGATCTTCCTCCTGGGGGACAGCATGGGCGGGGCCGTCGCCGCCGTCTCAGGCCTGACGCAACCGCCGCCCGGTCTGACCGGTATCGTCCTCGTCGCACCTGCAGTGTGGGGTCTCGACACGATGCCGTGGAGCTACCGCGCATCGCTCTGGCTGGTCGCCCATGTCGCGCCTGGAACCCAGCTGTCGGGCAGTGGGCTCGACATCACGCCTTCCGACAACATTGAGATGCTGCACGCCCTGGGCCGGGACCCCCTGGTTATCAAGGAGACCCGCGCCGATGCCCTGCTGGGACTGGTGCGCCTGATGGACGCCGGTTTGTCGGCAGCGGGTGAGACCGACCTGCCCGTTCTGATCGTCTATGGCGCGCGTGACGAAATTGTTCCGCCCGAACCGGTCGATCATTTCGCCGGACGCGTCGACGGTGCGCTCACCACGGTGGTCTACCCGGAGAGCTACCACATGGTTCTGCGCGACCTCGGCCGCGACCTCCCCGCCGACGAGATCGGCCGCTTTGTGATCGATGGCGGGAAGCACTTCGTATCGGATTGGGAAATCGAAGCCGGCAAGATTGTTGAGAGTGTCGACGAACTGAGGAACGCCGAAGCCGATGATGAGTCACTGGTGCAGTAG
- the tsaB gene encoding tRNA (adenosine(37)-N6)-threonylcarbamoyltransferase complex dimerization subunit type 1 TsaB has product MTHVLVIETAAPSSVVALGNENGVLFDDAPVGRMEGPVYLRRAVREGLAGNGLTTADIDVIAVDLGPGGLTATRSGVTFANALAYGLGKPLVALSYFDLVGLQTFAETGRVAACVRPTTEGDAFLALYGDSGLGELRFGNLERLIAMARDETAAPLPSGLTTPAVAALLGDDPTGVAVPSPAVLVARALELHAAGAGVDEPLEPLTNVSPGVTPINEGYDHG; this is encoded by the coding sequence ATGACCCATGTGCTTGTGATCGAGACGGCCGCGCCGTCATCCGTCGTCGCGCTCGGCAACGAGAACGGCGTCTTGTTCGACGATGCGCCGGTCGGACGCATGGAAGGCCCGGTTTACCTGCGGCGTGCGGTGCGCGAGGGGCTTGCCGGCAACGGACTGACGACCGCCGACATCGACGTCATTGCCGTCGATCTCGGTCCCGGTGGGCTGACCGCCACACGCAGCGGCGTGACCTTCGCCAACGCGCTGGCCTACGGGCTCGGCAAGCCGCTTGTCGCGCTCAGCTACTTCGATCTCGTCGGCCTTCAGACCTTTGCCGAGACCGGTCGTGTCGCAGCCTGCGTGCGGCCGACCACGGAAGGTGACGCGTTTCTGGCGCTCTATGGCGACAGCGGCCTCGGCGAATTGCGGTTCGGAAACCTCGAGCGGCTCATCGCAATGGCGCGCGACGAGACGGCCGCCCCCCTGCCGTCGGGTTTGACGACGCCCGCAGTCGCAGCTCTGCTGGGCGATGACCCCACGGGCGTTGCCGTGCCGTCGCCGGCGGTCCTGGTCGCGCGTGCGCTGGAGCTCCACGCCGCGGGTGCCGGTGTCGACGAACCGCTGGAACCGCTGACCAATGTTTCGCCCGGCGTTACGCCGATCAACGAAGGATACGATCATGGCTGA
- a CDS encoding aspartate aminotransferase family protein, translated as MPTYTRADLVFARGEGPYLFTEDGERYLDFGCGIAVTSLGHAHPHLVGALKDQADRLWHTSNLFRISGQERLAERLVDATFADTVFFGNSGAEAMECAIKMARRYHFANGSPERYRAITFGGAFHGRTLATIAAGGQARHLEGFGPAVEGFDQVPLHDSNVLRAAITSETAAIVIEPVVGEGGIVPVDPAFLKAIRAAADEFGLLVIYDEVQCGVGRSGKLFAHEWSGVTPDIMAVAKALGGGMPIGACLATEEAAKGMTPGTHGSTFGGNPLSMAVGNAVLDVMLEPRFMVGVEGKAERLRSGVEAVIAKHPGVFEVVRGVGLMLGIKCVAPVGDVISAMRDRHVLAVPAGDNVMRFLPPLVIGDAEIDDALAAMDSVGVELAS; from the coding sequence ATGCCGACCTACACCCGCGCCGATCTTGTCTTCGCGCGCGGCGAGGGACCGTATCTCTTCACAGAGGACGGCGAACGTTACCTGGACTTCGGTTGCGGCATTGCCGTGACCAGCCTTGGTCATGCCCACCCCCATCTGGTGGGGGCGCTGAAGGACCAGGCAGATCGTCTGTGGCATACCTCCAACCTCTTTCGAATCAGCGGCCAGGAGCGCTTGGCAGAGCGCCTCGTGGACGCCACCTTCGCCGACACCGTGTTCTTCGGGAACTCGGGCGCGGAAGCCATGGAATGCGCCATCAAGATGGCGCGCCGCTACCACTTTGCGAACGGCAGTCCCGAGCGCTACCGCGCGATCACCTTCGGTGGCGCCTTTCATGGCCGCACGCTGGCGACGATCGCTGCGGGCGGTCAGGCCAGGCATCTGGAGGGTTTCGGCCCCGCGGTCGAAGGCTTCGACCAGGTGCCGCTGCACGATTCCAATGTGCTGCGCGCCGCGATCACCAGCGAAACCGCTGCGATCGTGATCGAACCCGTGGTCGGTGAGGGCGGCATCGTTCCAGTCGATCCCGCGTTCCTGAAGGCTATCCGTGCGGCCGCCGACGAGTTCGGTCTGCTCGTGATCTATGACGAGGTCCAGTGTGGCGTCGGCCGTTCCGGCAAGCTCTTCGCCCACGAATGGTCCGGTGTGACGCCCGACATCATGGCGGTCGCCAAGGCGCTCGGCGGCGGTATGCCGATCGGTGCCTGCCTGGCCACCGAGGAGGCTGCCAAGGGCATGACGCCGGGAACCCACGGCTCCACGTTCGGCGGCAATCCGCTGTCGATGGCGGTGGGCAATGCTGTGCTCGATGTCATGCTGGAACCGCGCTTCATGGTTGGCGTCGAGGGCAAGGCCGAACGTCTGCGTTCGGGCGTCGAGGCGGTGATCGCCAAGCATCCCGGTGTTTTCGAGGTGGTCCGCGGCGTCGGTCTGATGCTCGGCATCAAGTGTGTCGCGCCGGTCGGCGACGTCATCAGTGCCATGCGTGACCGCCATGTTCTGGCCGTGCCGGCCGGCGACAACGTCATGCGTTTCCTGCCGCCGCTGGTGATTGGCGATGCGGAGATTGATGACGCCCTTGCGGCGATGGATTCGGTCGGCGTCGAGCTCGCGTCATGA
- the tsaE gene encoding tRNA (adenosine(37)-N6)-threonylcarbamoyltransferase complex ATPase subunit type 1 TsaE has protein sequence MAASGTLACDDVAAVGTLAARLAPHLKAGDAVLFEGPIGVGKTHLIRALVTNLESADAVTSPTYTIMHVYETGPGQVLHLDAYRLSGVDEYRDLGIEDLAPEAITLVEWGDQVAAAHPEHLHVRISHVPADEGARTVTLTAVGARWDAVVAELAG, from the coding sequence ATGGCGGCATCGGGGACGCTCGCGTGCGATGATGTGGCTGCGGTTGGTACACTGGCCGCGCGTCTTGCGCCGCACCTGAAGGCTGGCGATGCGGTTCTGTTCGAAGGGCCGATCGGCGTCGGCAAGACACATCTCATCAGGGCACTCGTGACCAATCTCGAGTCGGCCGATGCGGTGACCAGCCCGACCTACACGATCATGCATGTCTACGAGACTGGCCCCGGTCAGGTGCTGCATCTTGATGCCTACCGGTTGTCAGGCGTCGACGAGTACCGCGATCTCGGCATCGAGGACCTTGCGCCTGAGGCCATCACGCTCGTCGAGTGGGGCGATCAGGTCGCCGCGGCCCATCCCGAACACCTTCACGTGCGCATCAGCCACGTCCCGGCAGACGAGGGCGCACGCACGGTCACGTTGACGGCAGTCGGGGCGCGTTGGGATGCTGTCGTTGCGGAGCTGGCAGGCTGA
- a CDS encoding Hsp33 family molecular chaperone HslO has translation MSDLNLGADSIQPFQIDGLSLSGRLVRMVETVDTVLTQHDYPDAVSQLLGELIVLAAA, from the coding sequence GTGTCTGACCTGAACCTCGGTGCCGACTCGATCCAGCCGTTTCAGATCGACGGCCTGAGCCTCTCGGGGCGCCTCGTCAGGATGGTCGAGACGGTCGATACTGTGCTGACGCAGCACGACTACCCCGACGCGGTGTCCCAGCTTCTGGGTGAGCTGATCGTGCTGGCGGCGGCATGA